The segment AGGTCAAAATATCCCCACATCTTCAGTCTCAGGACAGATCCTGATAGACTGCACATTGGAGATCTGCCCGATTTATGGCTTatagtgtttgtttttaaaatgccTAGTGAGTATATGATTTGGTAGTCAAGAGATACTACTAACCAGAGATCCGTAATAAAAAGTGGATATTAATTCTACAGGAGACTTACACCTCTTTATCAATCGTCTACTTTGCAAAATCtgaattttcaaagattttttctcCCTCTCAAAAAACGAGCATGAACACCATATCTATATTTTAGTTGTGTGATTTCATAATCACTTGAGTGACATGTCAGGCATGTGTTGattgacagaaaaaaaaattccaatgtATCAAGCCTcctttaaggtagtactctacatcgtcataatggctgacttcctgtaaaaacatggatgaaaaaatcgatatcagcaatatttgactttttcttttcaatttcaatacctAGCCgtgtagctcagtaggtttgaataccgactgttaaactgtaggtcgcaggttcgagtctagcaggagttttaattttttttcagattactttctattaaaactgtattttttgacaaaataaagtaaatttgaaaattttcaacttcaaaatattgttgtacatatcctccacttttcatccacattaaatttctctggtgtagcatacctccttaacttCAAATTTTTCGTAGCAAAGGTTTGACTATATACTTTCACTAATACTTTACTTGGCAATTTAGAGTAactaaaatttttaaatatcatgaaGGCACATATTgtcttttttaaatcaataagaTTCTGGTAAAGCAAGTTTCATACTGTATTgcaggcaacgaaattaaggggaaatactcgctaaatgcgagttaaaaattgaatttgcgagtaaaaaatcacaagtgatcgcaactttttgcgaATGAAAAAACCCCGATCTTTTTCCCGGATTTTCTCGGTTTATTGGcttactttgaagtttacaataattttgtcttgtgcatagaaacgctttacagaatgaatatacaagtattgaaaaagtaaacgtggatcgaataaataactaaggccaaggtcatctcagtcagtgatgccgaagatggcctacttcatacacacttcggacgtctcagagacgtctgatttaaatagcaagcatattgatctcgtccgtgtctacatgaaacaacacatgacagtgtgTCACCGTTTACAcggtgtccttctgtactctatagtcaaacacttccAGCTCGCGGGGTTTCCTTTTtaactagaattttttagatgaaatttccaaaagttttgaacatatagtttgaattggcgcaaacagtcttcaagatttcaatccacatgatgctgtaaataggtggtagatctctggacagtgAGTACGCCacacaagtgtaccctatgacccacaccatgtatgttgtctgataattcattgaattttaaatgaaagaattcgcaatcttatttttattattgcactttaaaggagattttaaaagattttcccaaaattttgataaagagacatgctagttttcttaaattcatgtaaaacagtaatcgattgaaaaatgctagtaaaagctcaattttgctagttggaaaataatccactagctaaaatttgctagtggtgaaaaaagttaatttcgatccctgctCTATTGTGATATATTCAAAATGTACAACATATGTAAACTAAATGCCATTGGAAGACCAATAACACCCACATGCTTTTGCCTCTAAATGTACTGGATAACCATTGAATAGGCCATAATAGTTTTTCTATAACTTACAAAATTGCACATGTATCAAATTAAACATAAAATGCTCAGGTGAGCATGCTGTCCATGGGTCtcttatcatttaataaattcattAACAATCTGAAACTAAAGAATTTAATGAATCAACACTTccttttaaattaaaaagagTTTTAGAAAGGTTTTCgagtaaaaaaaaagttcattgGTCCCCAAGATGAAAAGGAAAATTCCTGAAGCCTTatattgcacatctataggATGACAccaatcaaaatttcaaaagatgatttggctactgtgTATAATGTACGGGGAATTCAGGGAACATGGTATTTGTAGTAAAAACATTTCTGACCCtaaagatgaaaatgaaaagtctGGAACCTTTTTGCACATCAACTGGACACCAACAATCATATTCAAAAGATGATTATTTGGCTATTGCTTAAATTACAAGAGGAATTTGAGGGTGAAGATAGTGTGACAGATGGGAATTGGAACGGGACAGATGGGGAACAATAGTAATATAActgaactttctttagaaagtgcggaCATAATCATTGGGTTTTCTTTCGCAAGTATTCTACTTTCAGTGGATTTGAAAACTTGAGGTCCAGATaaattacatacatatactCATTTATTCATTACTTACAGAATATatctattggggggggggggggaggaggaggaggagagagagagagagagagagagagagagagagagagagagagagagagagagagagacctgAATAAAGAATATCCCAAACATTACAATGTGCAGCATTGTATATCAGAACACATCCATGACAAAATGTCATCCAGTTTTGAAAACACCAAATAAAACATCCAAGGAGTTTCGAAAGTTGACATACATTAAAACATCTCTCCAACAAATTTCTTCAATTGAAACATTAGAGACCAGCATCAAAGATTTGGACATTAGATAAACTGCTTTCTAGATCTAAACTCCTCTTATGAACAGCTCACTTACTGCtacagggatttttttagggtctctagagggccgaaattcggccccattcccaatgctgaaaagcaggtgtttttcccaaaatgatgcctaaaaattcccaaatcaTGGATGCTTTACGAGAATATGCCACGAGGGGCCATCCATCATGAGTGCCACTCTGTTGCAAAAAATTAAAGCTTGTTTAAGCCAGCcacattaataataaaatatcaaatggttaacttttccctatttttcttatttatttgtatgaaacaaatttcccaatttcaatcaaatatcacTATTTTCCCCAAATTTGAAGGCCATGGCCCCTGGActcaaagggtaaaaaaaatccctgtgCTACCCCCTCAATGTCAATTCTTTCATACGCCTTCACTCACACAGTTCTGAGATTCAGACTACCTACTGACCTGTGAAACGGTGATTCCACACTTGCGTGCCAACTCCTCTTTGGCCTCTTCACTGGGATAGGGGTTACTCAAGTGGGAGTAAAAGTACTCGTTTAGCAGCTCCGTGGCTTGTTTGCTGAAGTTTCGCCTTTTCCTCCTACAAACATAAATTGTTTCCAAAATATTCAAACTTCTAACATGACAGATCCATTTTTATTAAGGGTGAAACGATGCATCGCGATGCGACCGAATCGTGATGTAgtggtctcgattcgatgttcgatttattcgaggtctgtttcggttcgatacggTTCTAAAATCATCGCACACATTGCTCTTGATAACATGGTTTCTGAttagccaatggaattgaaaattccccaatcaacatacgagtaagctttgctgtatcaaaatagacgcagtcgagttgaaaaatgcacccccaaTGTTTAAATCCTGGGTATGGTGACATTTCAgctttaggacaagtgataagagtgttgctttatgttaaacgtttatacattatgtagaatttatttgcagagagcaataaatacaacgaaacataaaaaaatcttagcattataaagaatttggtacatgctattgtatcgaatcgaaaatcatcgaatcgagactaaagtatcgaaaatcgaaTCGAATCAAAaaggtactgtatcgtttcaccccGAATTTTTATATGGTTTTGTCAAAAGTCACATATGTAAGGCTTAAACAATACACCCTTTCCATAAAGATCTATTTCATGATATATTGGGTGGTGATATGGGTAATTTTTATATGATACATTATGATTAAACTTCTACATAAAAGCTCAACATGCACAAACCCGTTGTTTTTTCCGTCTccatcaattttcattaaaaaatgagGCAAAGTAAGTTACTTTTGAGTCTAATCACTATTTCTTTAAGgagttaaaattaataaaaatatatcaaacacgGAACCAAactacaacaaaaattaaaactgaAACTACAGTGTATCATTTCAGCCCTACACTAATGCTAAACATCTAAAATTTGTGATAATGTGCCACATTATCTCAATACTGAACATGTTGAaggaaaaatatgataaaaaatcCATTTCAGATTTCAATACCTAGCATCAAGGAACCTGGACCTCAGAATCATAACAGCTTCGCAGGTGCTCTGTTTAAGCTGCATCTCAATGGCGGCAAACTTTTTGCGTATAATGGTAACCATTCTCTCAATTTCCTTGGGGGCGATGGGACGTGTACGACTCTGTTCTCTCAAAAGATTGACCACATGAGTTGTAAACTCATTACAAGCCTGGTAAAGAGAAAAGAACACTTCAAGATTTAGAAATTTACATAACCTTTTCATTCAAATCATAGTAAAATGAagagaaaataaagaaaaaaagaaggaaaagaattcaaatatttcttACTGACAGAGAGTCCAGTATACAGAGTCCTACATATTGAATTAATGGAATTGTTTTCACAATGTTTCTGTGAGATGAAGTTACTAGTGTTGATTACATAAAGGCACACATACATGTTTATGTTTAACAAACCGATGAGTGACCATGCAACTGGTTTGAAGATGAAAAGTGTTCATGCTAGTCAGCAGTCAACAAATTTTCTATCACCATGCAGGTACACAAGTCACATACACAACAATTCTAAGAAGCAAATTCATTCAAAGTTACATCgcaaaatgttttcttttttgagACATACATGAACATGACAAAATTTTCCCCTCTGTTTCAGGGCAAAATTTCAATGTAAAGGCAAATGTACATACAGAGCAGTTTTTCTCATGTATACATCGGAACATATCATTCAAAAAGCAGAACTAAACACACCTTTGTGTATTCAAACACGAAACGAAGACTGGATCGTTGACAACAAGAAGCCTGTTGACAACACATAGTTTTCCACACAAAAAAAcgtgaaaacaaaaaaacaaagagATTCGTATACAAAAGAGTGATCAAgaaacatttcaaatttcaaatagaaATTTCAGTGTATGATAGGACGAAAATACCTGTGCAATGATTTGAAAGTTAGTAAGACAGCAAGAAGTTCCACAAAGACCACAAAAACAGACACATTTTATTAATGGTTACAGAAATTTCTTCATTTTCACCAAGAGACAGAGAAGCTGTGACAGAGAAGATTCACAAAAGACAGCTGTTCatcaaaccttttttttttttcaatttgtgaCAGGGGGAAGAAAATTCAAGTTCAGAATCGCCATTAATCACCATGACCACTGATCATTTTATCTTCCTCCCCCAGTCACAACACATCAAATGGACTTTCGGATGAATGGCCAATGGAGACACACTGACATCTGATTTGTTCCATTATGTGATATGAATTTGCTAGCTACCTGTTCATATTTCCCATATTCCGTTTGGTAGACTTGACGAATCTGGGCCAGTTTAGCTTCATAGTCCGAGTTTTTGATTTCTGAACCATCGCTCTAGAAGACAATAATCGAACATCTTTCAATCAAAATTCTTTATTGGTAGGAAGTCTACAATTCTGCTTTTCTTCAAACTTTTCttggtttgtatttttcatgtttttagtTTACCATTAACATCAGTGGAACTTAAAATGAAGAGCACTTTCTTTGGCTTTGTGATTGAAAACCAATGTGTCTGTAAACCAGAATTTGTAGATTTCATACCATTTATAATAATCAATCTACTAATAATAAATATCAGGCAAACTGAAGcataaatcattcaattacaACATGTTTTAAAGCATCTAATTCATAATATAGCATTCAATTTGGCATGCCGACTACTTAAGAGGAAACTGCCTTCACCTTTAAAATAACTGATGCCAAATCATAATATACATTATCCATGATTTTCTCTTTTACCAAACAGTTCACAAATTAACCAGTCACCACATCGTGACAACAGAAGACCTACTCATTCATCTCGAGATTCTAAATCATGAACTTAAATGTGTGACTCTgatcaaagaaaattatcacAAATTCAAACACAGTATATAGaactaatatatataaaatgcataatttaTATACCTGTAAGTCAAGATTTTATTCTAATCATCACAAcagtattttgaaatacattatattatgcaaataaaatatttgttttcctATTATTTGTGATTCTAGTCCAAGACACCAAATCCAGATATAAATACCAGGTACATTAAAGGATGTAACTGTACACATAAATGACAAAATTGTGAACAATTAGTAAGAAAACAGTAAATATATgcaaaagaaacaaaatgttaaaagaGAGATACATCATTTCGTAATGACTTTTTCTTGTCTGATTCCTATCCATGCATCAATGAGTTTCCCTTCACTTCAAGAAATGCCATCAATAAAAAAGACACATGAAATGCTATTAAAGGATTGACAAGTTAGATTTTGTACTTATATTTTATTGCCTAAGCTTTCGAAAATCCATATACACAGTTTCTAGTCTCTAGTTTGAACATACAGAGattttctgatatatatatatatatatataaatttgagTACTTAAACTTTCATAGCTTATTGCTTGCTCATAGatttacagtgatttttatTTATCCTTTCTTATTTAGACTAACAAAATTACAGGAACATAACAAATCTGTTGATTTAAGTAAGAAAAGAACGAAAGCCTTATTAAAATTCTGAAACATTAGCAACTGAACTATTTTTTCAGGTTGAATAGATGATAAACCTTATCAAACACACTGTGATCAAGATAAATTGATTTTGGATTAAAGTACTTAGGAAATGCACTTGTGAGCTACTTTTGCAATGTTgtcaaatgaaaatatgaaccCCCCTCCCCATAACAGGTGATCATTATATCTTTTAGTACCATCTTTCGATTTGTTTTACATCATTTTTACTTTCTTTGTTTCAATTAATAGACATTTCCAGCCAATCAACAGTTTTAATAAATCTATTAACAtcaatatgttatattttgttaGTAGAAAGAATTCTATGCTGTAATGTTAAATCCAGGTGATCAAGTAAAAAGTGCTTGCCAtgtgaaaaaaacccacaagatGTTAGTCTCACTAAGCCAACCACAGATTAAAATTACAAAGTTAACATGCACATGTTTCCTTTAGATTTTAAACATGGGTATTTGACATTCTTTATACCATCTCTTTTATCATCCATATACCCTCAATTAAAATCATATTgctctattttaaaaaaaaaaaaaaaaaccctaaaaacccAATCAAATTTTTTATATGTTGTAAGTTTCTGTGGTTAGCATAGCAACCAAAACCAAAACAACAAGGGAAAATAACATGAAGCTTACTAGATCAAGGTCCTACAATTTGGATACAAAGTGTTGCATTTAGAGTTACAATATTATAAGAGTGTTACTGGATTTTTTTCATAATCATTGATATGCACTTATAAATTACATTATGGAACAAAATGCTTGGTAGTAATAAAGAAAGAGAAGTTATTGGTACAATGTATAAATGCTGAATGGAgttatagaaaatgttactaTGTATAAAAAGTAGGAGATGAGAATTTTCTTGACATGAACATTTTGTAATctgcatataaatatacattgtgAAGAATTTTTTTGTGCCAAATAGCTTTAAATCTgtggggaaaaaaaatcaaaatcatcaaaTCCAAAGCGACACATAACTGAAGTGAGGAATGTGTCATTGTGGCTAAAATATGCATGTGTTCCACTGCTCCAAGAGATCTGATGAACGAGTACAGAATGAGAAAACAGCAGTCACAGAGGAGGACTTGGTTCACACAGTACAATGTTTAACCACATCAAATCAAAGTCATCAATTACAAGATttccattcattttttttccggAGGGCCAATTATCATAACTGCTTTCAAAAAATCTTATTGTGAATGATGGAACAGGCTTTACTTAACAGAAGAAATGAAGGGATCTTATCAAAATCACCAGTACTTTTGGGAACACAAGAACTCCTCCTCGAGCACACCCATTCACTGACCTGTTCATATTTCTCTAGTTCTGTGTGGTAGATTTGTCGGATCTGGGCCAATTTGGCACGATAGTCGGAGTGTTCTATGGCACTGTCCGGCTGACCCCCAGATGCGGCGGCTGTGGCATTAGCAGCAGCAGATGACCCACCCCCTTTCTCTGGGCCTGCCACCCCTTCTGCAATTAACATGTTGTCCAATCTCATGAGCTGTGGGTCTGGGGGCTCCTCTTCCTGTGAATTTCTTATACTTAGCACTGTGAAAAGAATTACAGATAAATATGTCTGCCAGAGACATgcatattttcatcttttatcCAAATAAACCCTAACTGTCATGTGGTAATTAGAAATACGAATACTACAGTTGAGGCATACTTTATGAAAAGACTGTCTTTGTCTCATGGGCCCTGTGCATTCTATAATTCTATTGCACATATACACAATTACATTAAATCAACTTATCATGCAGTATCTCAGAATGTGAAAAATGCTTGCTCTTCTTCGATGCTTTTAGCAAAAATAACAGTGGTTCAATTACTCTCTTTGTTAATAAATTTTCAACCAAAATAATGGTGGTTCAACGACCCTTCACAACAAAAATTGTCTATGACTGAAGGGGGAAAAATTGGACAGCATGTGCAAAGAAATTAAATCCCTCTAGCTAAATGCAGTTCTCTATCTAAATACCCATAAATCAATTGAAGACAGCCaaccttaaaaaaaaactgcaaACTGGCGGAAGGCCCTAGCAAAGTCATTGGCAAAAATCAATAGAACATCTAAAAGTGATAAAGACGTGTTACATACAACATTTTCTCTTGCATTACATTATTTGATCTTGTATCTTTGAATGTGGCTGCATTTTGTGTTTCTCCTATTGATGCAGACAAAACTACAACCCCACCTACTATTTATCAACATAACTCTCTTCAAATGCAGATATCCCTCCTGCAGTAAAATGTAAGGATTATTTTTCAACGAGATCTTATCAATTCTAATCACTTGTATACAGAAAGTGGCAAATTGAATATCAAGTGACGTAACCAATAATTCTATCCTTGTAAGCCTTATCTCATGAATGActggattttgtcatttatagaCTATCAGactttttaatttcttcaattCAGACCTTTACAGCATTTACataatcaaatttcatatgTGTGAATTAGATTGGCTGCCAGATCTGTGTTCACTGTCCAATATTTCCTGAAACTGAATTTCAATCCTGTACTTCAATAAGCATAGAAATAAGACACAAACAATAAATACTGTTCATCTGCAGTGTGTAAACAATCAAAAGGTAAACTATGCTTATATGGCTGACAAATGTACATAAACAAGAAAAGCTAAGAAAAAAAACATCACAGAATCTAATCAATGCCATAAAAGTGACTTTCATTTCACTCttaaaatgagttatattttctttagaaaatgttattattttACTTAAATATTAAGTAGAAGTGACTCTCAGTGAAGTTCTTGGATCTTTAGAAGTGAAATCACAGTCCAGATTTTTTCCTCTACATTAAAAGCAAATTTACTCTTGATCTCTTGAACATTCAATCTCTCAAAGTTctcgatctctcaaagtgaaatcagtcccgtaaaacatattttatttgtttttcactctcaatCTTTCGAAGTCTAAACATTGCCAGGATGTTGCAACTCTAAACAAATATTACAATGCATGGACACTCCAGTTGCTAGAAAATCAGAACCATAATGGTCGGAACTTTTCCCCCCAGATTTGACTTGACTTTCGATCTCTAAAacttttatcaaggtcccttgataTTGATTGAGAGGCacctgtgtgtatatatagatatatattttttaaaaaacaacaaaatctGACTCTGTATTTTTTGTTTCATGTACCAATTGAATCATCAAATATAGTTTTGGTGTTTATATGCACTAATCTAGATTCTATTGAGTTAATTACTAAATAAAAACcacatattcaaatttacagtattttaacaaagtatttagatatatttgttaaaatatttatatttcccatGTTTTTGCATTGGATACCTTTACAGATTATACTGACAGCCATTTTCTCATTAATATACTGCAGATGTAAACAATGTGTGTAtcaatcttgataaatatatgtcTATTTCAAAGTCCagaaattctgacagaaatgaaagtagaatgtaaaataTACACTCAGGTTGTATTAGTCAATACCGTACTTTTCCTATTAAGCACCCCTACCCCTATTGATGCCCTTGGAACTTTGTCCAACTCTCATAAATGCTAAATGATATAGCCTAACATCTTAATGTCAAAATTTATCTGGAAATATTTCAGCAAAAAGTActaaatacccccccccccctttcaattCTTAAGCATCCCGAGTGCTAAATAGGATGAATATGGTATATATTTCTACAAAAAGAGTTAATATATTTAagagataaatttcatttttgaaaatacatgagggtatcaTATATTATGGTGTCATTGCTAACTCCAAAAACTGATGTCttcaaagttttataattaCACTGCAGTGACCAAGGCAATGCATTACTGAtgtatctttacaaattataatgATAGCCATTGCATTGCAGTTGTGAACATGCGAGTATAAATCTGAATAAATATAATACGTCTATTTCAATGGccgggaattctgacagaaatgaaagtagaatgacgtatattatgtatattatataaaataaatttcattttagaaaatatatgagggCATTAAGATAGCACTAGTGGTTATTGAACAGGGCTCAAAATAACTCTTTTTTAAAGTGGCCAGTTGGCCACCAACTTCAATTTCTTGGTGGCCTATTTTAGTGGCCATATCTTAATAacacaataaaatgtttcaacACCAACTATTTtagattttttaatgatgaagTTTTAAAGTTTCTGGATCCCTATTTTAATACTGTTTTGCCTGCAATCATAGGATATATATGCCTTTAGcattaaatctaaagcaaactagcatggcaCCATGTcatgcccttttttctctataaaatatttgttgatataaacaatcgttctttatttcacaaggttgattgaaaagtttaacattaaggcagcaggtattaacttttaaagaggctaaatgatcaTTCTATTACTAACATAGTATGttacaatgaaagtgccccgaaattgtcttgccgcgacaaaaagtgcccttttgaacatatgatatatgtgccctctctagatcctagatttaacactagcCTTGCAATGCATGGAGCACATGGACATCATTTCCTTTTCAAATCGAGACAAAGAATATAATTTCAACCATGGATCTTTGAATGTATGTTTTTCATGTTCCTTTGCTGATTCCTCATGCTGTGTGTTTCAAATCATCATGTTTCCTTTCTAATTTGTCAGTAATCCTCGGTTTATCAAACAAGTCTTCAATTTACTTCAATTTTTTTCCCACGGCCATCGTGCATCATAATCTGAATCATTTAGCGCTTCAGAACCGAATAAGATGTTATAACTAAAAGCTTTTGCCAAACTCTCTCACAATTCTGTCTTTGTACAAATATTAATCTCATCTTCAAACAATTCATTCATTTACACAAATCGGAAGGGAAAAACTCAGGTCGCAGGATGGCAATCATCCCTTTCTTTTTGGTTGCCAGAGACAATTTTAAGTCGAAATTTCAACC is part of the Ostrea edulis chromosome 2, xbOstEdul1.1, whole genome shotgun sequence genome and harbors:
- the LOC125680926 gene encoding pre-B-cell leukemia transcription factor 1-like isoform X24 translates to MEDGQRMYSQQGGLTNMSGNVLPQYNMGQDEPSDQRKQEIGDILQQIMTITDQSLDEAQARCRKHTLNCHRMKPALFSVLCEIKEKTVLSIRNSQEEEPPDPQLMRLDNMLIAEGVAGPEKGGGSSAAANATAAASGGQPDSAIEHSDYRAKLAQIRQIYHTELEKYEQDLDLSDGSEIKNSDYEAKLAQIRQVYQTEYGKYEQACNEFTTHVVNLLREQSRTRPIAPKEIERMVTIIRKKFAAIEMQLKQSTCEAVMILRSRFLDARRKRRNFSKQATELLNEYFYSHLSNPYPSEEAKEELARKCGITVSQVSNWFGNKRIRYKKNINKAQEEANMYAAKTAAAAAANVGPEGGAAGYNVGGGQGGMYMNLNGGDNYQSSDNSVGDIVHKQVNALRHVISQSGGYNSDSMHSTPASMYEQHMNQQLQ
- the LOC125680926 gene encoding pre-B-cell leukemia transcription factor 1-like isoform X21; protein product: MEDGQRMYSQQGGLTNMSGNVLPQYNMGQDEPSDQRKQEIGDILQQIMTITDQSLDEAQARCRKHTLNCHRMKPALFSVLCEIKEKTVLSIRNSQEEEPPDPQLMRLDNMLIAEGVAGPEKGGGSSAAANATAAASGGQPDSAIEHSDYRAKLAQIRQIYHTELEKYEQDLDLSDGSEIKNSDYEAKLAQIRQVYQTEYGKYEQACNEFTTHVVNLLREQSRTRPIAPKEIERMVTIIRKKFAAIEMQLKQSTCEAVMILRSRFLDARRKRRNFSKQATELLNEYFYSHLSNPYPSEEAKEELARKCGITVSQVSNWFGNKRIRYKKNITKAQEEANVYAAKSAAAHEGQGAAGYNVGGGQGGMYMNLNGGDNYQSSDNSITPHTRSHNGSPHDQKPDDSTDSWCAGAFMQGLDGDGENYDGSSDEPGLKRPKI
- the LOC125680926 gene encoding pre-B-cell leukemia transcription factor 1-like isoform X34; amino-acid sequence: MEDGQRMYSQQGGLTNMSGNVLPQYNMGQDEPSDQRKQEIGDILQQIMTITDQSLDEAQARCRKHTLNCHRMKPALFSVLCEIKEKTVLSIRNSQEEEPPDPQLMRLDNMLIAEGVAGPEKGGGSSAAANATAAASGGQPDSAIEHSDYRAKLAQIRQIYHTELEKYEQDLDLSDGSEIKNSDYEAKLAQIRQVYQTEYGKYEQACNEFTTHVVNLLREQSRTRPIAPKEIERMVTIIRKKFAAIEMQLKQSTCEAVMILRSRFLDARRKRRNFSKQATELLNEYFYSHLSNPYPSEEAKEELARKCGITVSQVSNWFGNKRIRYKKNINKAQEEANMYAAKTAAAAAANVGPEGGAAGYNVGGGQGGMYMNLNGGDNYQSSDNSVGDIVHKQLQ
- the LOC125680926 gene encoding pre-B-cell leukemia transcription factor 1-like isoform X35 translates to MEDGQRMYSQQGGLTNMSGNVLPQYNMGQDEPSDQRKQEIGDILQQIMTITDQSLDEAQARCRKHTLNCHRMKPALFSVLCEIKEKTVLSIRNSQEEEPPDPQLMRLDNMLIAEGVAGPEKGGGSSAAANATAAASGGQPDSAIEHSDYRAKLAQIRQIYHTELEKYEQSDGSEIKNSDYEAKLAQIRQVYQTEYGKYEQACNEFTTHVVNLLREQSRTRPIAPKEIERMVTIIRKKFAAIEMQLKQSTCEAVMILRSRFLDARRKRRNFSKQATELLNEYFYSHLSNPYPSEEAKEELARKCGITVSQVSNWFGNKRIRYKKNINKAQEEANMYAAKTAAAAAANVGPEGGAAGYNVGGGQGGMYMNLNGGDNYQSSDNSVGDIVHKQLQ
- the LOC125680926 gene encoding pre-B-cell leukemia transcription factor 1-like isoform X37, which gives rise to MEDGQRMYSQQGGLTNMSGNVLPQYNMGQDEPSDQRKQEIGDILQQIMTITDQSLDEAQARCRKHTLNCHRMKPALFSVLCEIKEKTVLSIRNSQEEEPPDPQLMRLDNMLIAEGVAGPEKGGGSSAAANATAAASGGQPDSAIEHSDYRAKLAQIRQIYHTELEKYEQDLDLSDGSEIKNSDYEAKLAQIRQVYQTEYGKYEQACNEFTTHVVNLLREQSRTRPIAPKEIERMVTIIRKKFAAIEMQLKQSTCEAVMILRSRFLDARRKRRNFSKQATELLNEYFYSHLSNPYPSEEAKEELARKCGITVSQVSNWFGNKRIRYKKNINKAQEEANMYAAKTAAAAAANVGPEGGAAGYNVGGGQGGMYMNLNGGDNYQSSDNSLQ